GCCCTCCACGCTCATAGAAAGCGTGCTTTTTGGTCACCGCAAAGGTTCCTTCACCGGCGCGGACAAGACAACGGACGGATTGATCAAGGCTGCCGACAGCGGGACTCTGTTCCTGGACGAGGTTGGCGAGCTGCCCCTTGAGGCCCAGAAGTCCTTCTTGCGCATCCTGCAGGAGAAAAGCTTTCGGCCCATAGGCAGCCAGACGGAAGTCAGAAGCGATTTCCGCTTGTTGGCGGCGACCAACCGAGACCTTGAAGCCATGAGCGAGGAAGGCACCTTCCGCAAGGATCTGCTCTTCCGACTGCGCTCCTTGACCATTGAATTGCCGCCCATGCGCAACCGCTTGGAGGATATCAAGGAGCTGACGCTCTATCATACGAGCCGATTGTGCGAGCGTTTCGGCCTTGGTACCAAAGCCGTCTCGCCGGAGTTCTTCGAGTATATGACGGCCTACGCATGGCCGGGCAACGTGCGCGAACTAGTCAATACGCTGGAAGGCGCCATCACCGTGGCCCGCTTCGACCACACGCTGCTTCCCCCACACCTGCCCCAGCACATCCGCGTCTACTTCGCCAAGATTTCCGATGCCAAGCCGCGCACAGAGGGTTTCCGCGAAGTGGACCGCCCATCGCCGAATCCAGACTCGTTTCCTACCCTCAAGGAGTACCGCCGCGACGCCATCGCCGAGGTTGAGCGCGCCTATCTGGTGAAACTCATGGAGCACGCCCAGGGCGATTTCCGCAAGGCTTGCGACGTTTCCGGCGTCTCACGCTCCAGGCTCTACGATCTGCTCAAAAGCCATAAGGTCGATTTTTAGGCACCAGTGGCTGTATATTACACGGCGTCTTGCGCTGCGTTTTTTTTCCTAACGCCCTTCTCGTGCCAAGGCCGCTGCGCAAAGGACTGGGATATGGTTTTGCCCTCCCAGATCCCATCCATCAAAGCCGCCCTCGCTGAAGCGGAGTCCTGGACCCGCGAAGTTCCTTCGCGCATTGCCCCGGGTTCCACCTTCAACAAGCCCCCGACGGTCGCCAAGGCAACCCTTACCTCACGCCGAAAGCGCCGCATCTGCAGGCTTATAACATGGAATACTATAGGCAGCGCAACACAAGTGATCGCATCTTCGAAACGATAGAACGCCACAGGATCGCTACTCGCCATGACACCACCTGTCCTTCACACCAGATCATGCTTGTTCTGACCTGCATTTTCTTGTGGAGCAGTGCGTATAGACAGTTTTTCGCAAAATGTGATGAATGAGATTGACGTTAAGTCGTATCCATGAACGCTTAATATGACACTGCAAGGCTGTTCGATGAAATGCTGGTCTGCAATACTACCAAAGGTCCATGTCAGAAGAATAAAAAGCAATCCTTTGGACAATTGTTAAGAGGGCCTGACGAACCTAAAAACATATTAGCGATCACGAGGGAGCCATGGCGATTGACGAAGGTGATCGCAAGGCTCGGCAAGACAACGACAACGAGCATGCCTACCGCCAGACCGCATCGTCCGATCTGACTGGTACAAGGTCTACCGAAGAGGGAGGTCCGAGGTCGCCGTCACCGGATCAATATATATAATAGGCGGAAAGCCTTGGATAGACACGGCCCGTGTCTGAAGGAAGGATCACCTTTCACGCGCGCTCGGGCAAGGACCGTATCTATATACTCGGTGGTAAGGTTGCACTGGATACATTTAATGCCGGCATTAGCCCGGGATAATGCCGAACGAGTGGAGTCCGGCACGCAGGTCGAGCAACGCAAAATGGAACTGGAAACGAACGAGGTGCAATGACAATGATGAAGCTGAAGTGCATCACCCTGGCCATAGCCATGACAATCTCCCTGGCCGCCGCTGCTTTTGCCTATGATCATGGCCACGGCAACCTTGAGGGCAACTATGTTGATATCGTGCAACACGGTGCGTTCAACATGTCCAGCGTTGAGCAGGACATCGCAGGCGACCACGTGTTCAACAAAGCTGAGATCTCCCAGTGCGGCCTGCTGAACTCCGTCCATGTCGATCAGAAGGCCACCAAGTCCAGCAAAGTTTTCAGCATCAAGCAGGTCGGCTACGCGAACAAGTTTTGCGCCTATCAGCATTAGTATTATACCTGGGCAAGTCCAAAGCCATGAAGGGTGGTACTGCCCTTTTAGCGGGCCCTACGGCATCGAGCTGATCAAATGCCGTAAACATGGCGCCTGCCTTGCCGTAGGTATTTGAGCAAACCCTGCAATCATAATACTTACATCACGTGATGTTGCATGGGTTAAGAGGCCGGAGGTTCAAATCCTCTCCTCCCGGCCTGGAATCAAAAATAGATTGGTTGGTGCAAGCCAGCCGCTCTATTTCTATTGACAATGCCCTGCCACATAAAAAAACGGCCGCCCCTTGCGGAGCGGCCGTGTGAATGCGGGAAAGGCCGAAGGAAGCTAAGCGACTTCCCTCTTCACGGACACGGCGACCTTGTACAGGATGGTCAGCACGAAGATGCCCATGGCGTAGACTGTCAGGGAGATCATGATCTCCGGCAGAGTGGGCGCGTACGGGGTGACACCCTCGAACGCATTGGGCGTGAAGCCGCCGATAAGCAGGCCGAGACCCTTGTCGATCCAGCTGGCCGCGATGAGGATGGCCAGGGACCAGGGCAGCAGCTTCATGTTGTCCCGGAACTTGGGCGGGATGAGCAGCGCCAGGCTGGCGATGGCCAGTATGGCGGCTACCCACATCAAGTAGGACACGTACGACATGTGGCCGTCGTGACCGGCGAACAGGAACTCGAAGGAGTGCATGTGGCCGGGGATGTTTGAGTACGCGGCGGTGAACAGTTCGAGCAGGAAGAAGAACACGTTCACGGCCATGGCGTAGGTCACGATCTTGGCCAGGGCCTTGATGGCCTTGTCGCCGACATCGTAATCGGACACCTTGCGCACGAGCATGGCCACCAGCAACAGGATGGCAGGACCGGAGCAGAAGGCCGAAGCCAGGAAGCGGGCGGCCAGGATGGCGGTCAGCCAGTAGTGCCGGCCCGGAAGGCCCTGGTAAAGGAAAGCCGTCACCGTATGGATGGAGAAGGCCCAGATGATGGAAGTGTACACGAGGGGCTTGACCCACTTGGGCGGCTCCACGTGGTTGCGCTCGTGCTGCAGGCTGACCCAGCCGATGACGATGTTCAGCAGCAGGTAGCCGTTGAGCACGACCATGTCCCAGAACAGGATGGAGTTGGGCGTCGGATAGCGCAGCACGTTGAGCATGCGCGTGGGTTGGCCCAGGTCGACCACGATGAAGCCGAGGCACATGATGACTGCGGCGACGGCCTGGAACTCGGCCAGGATGATCAGCTTCTTGAAGTCCTTGTAGTGATGGAAGTAGTAAGGCAGCACAACCATCACGCCGGCCGCGGCCACGCCGACCAGGTAGGTGAACTGGGCGATGTAGAAGCCCCAGGACACGTCCCTGCTCAAGCCGGTGACGGTCAGGCCCACGGTGAACTGCCACATGTACATGGCGCCGCCGATACCCATGACGGCCAGCAGGATACCCAGCCAGCCCCAGTAGCGCGGCGAACCTTTCAGTGCGGTCTCAAGCATGGCGTATCCCCTTACACGATGTAGTAGACGTTGGGCTGCGTGCCGAGTTCAGGCTTGCGGCGGATGACGAAGTTGTTGCGCACCGCCCTGCTGACTTCGGAGGACGGATCGTCCAGGTCGCCGAAGAGCAACGCGCCCTTTGAGGCCTCAACGCAAGCCGGGCGCAGACCCTTGGCCAAACGCTCCGCGCAGAAGTTGCACTTCTCCACCACGCCTTGCACGCGCGTGGGGAACTCCATGTTGATCTCCTCCTCGGGGAGGTAGGCACGCGGGTCGGAGAAGTTGAAGCTGCGCGCGCCGTAGGGACAGCCGGCCATGCAGTAGCGGCAGCCGATGCAGCGGTGGAAGTCCATGAGCACGATGCCGTCCGCGCGCTGGAAGGTCGCCTTGGTCGGGCAGACCCGCACGCACGGGGGGTACTCACAGTGGTTGCACAGCAGCAGGTAGGGCTTGTTCAGGGTCGTGGGCACGCGGCCCTTGGGCCAACGGGACATGAACTCCGGGAACGTGTGCTCGAACTCGTCGGTCCAGATCCACTTGATCTCTTCTTCCCGCTTCTCGTCAGGCAAGTGGGGCACGTTGTGCACCTTATGGCAAGCCTCGATGAGCGGCTCGAAATCAGCTTCCTTGACCAGCTTGCGGGTGTCCACGACCATGGCCCAGCGGCCGGCGATCTTCTGGGTCGGCAGCTTGCCGACCTCGGGGCCGTGGGCGGCTCCGCCGGAGGAAGCCACGGCCCGCACCACCGGGGTGGCGGCCACGGCCGCAGCGGCAACGCCGGCGTATTTCAGAAAGCTTCTTCTGCTGTTATTCATGGGTGTTCTCCTGCGCGGGCTGGGCGGTCTCGGCGCTTGCCGCGGGCTGCTCCTTGGGCGGAACATGGCAATCCCAGCAGTAGGGGTTCACCGAGGCGTTGTTGTGGCATTTGTCGCAGAACTCGGCCTTGGAGACATGGCAGGACATGCAGGTGTTCTGCAGGCTCATCTCGTACTGCTTGCCGTTCAGGGAGCTGGTGTACAGACGGTTGCCGTAGCGCACGACCTCGTTGCGCCAGTCGTTGAGCACCTGCATGTGGTTGGCGCGCATCCACTTGGCGTCCTCGACACACACTTCGCCCTTGGACTTTTCGACCTTCTGGAGCTTGGGCTCCTCATAGGCTTGGCCGAGATTATTGTAGAACGGGTAGGCGAACAGAGCGACGAACACGCCCAGTCCGATGAGTACTTTGCTCGCGTCGTACATTACTCAGCCTCCTCCATGAGATCAGCGAAGGCCTCGCCGCGCAGGTTGTATTCCCGCTCGTTCTGACCTTCCATTTCGAGGGCGTTGGCCACGAGCTCGTGCAGACCGCTGATCTTCACGCCAGGAGCCCAGTAATCGGCCAGCGGGATCAGGGTCGCGCGGTCGATGGCGCAGACGCAGGCCATGTTGTTCACGCCGTGCTTGTCAACCACATAGCGCAGGGCGTTGCCGCGAGGCAGACCGCCGCGCATGCGCATTTCCATGAACTCGTCGTTGTTCAGTCCCGAGCCGCCGGCGCAGCAGAAGGTCTGCTCACGGATGGTCTGGGGCGGCATCTCGTAGAAGTTGTTGCACACGTTCTTGAGCACGTAACGCGGCTCTTCGAGCAGGCCCATGCCGCGGGCCGGGTTGCACGAATCATGGTAGGTGGTCTTGATATGGTCGTTGCGCGACGGGTTCAGCTTGAGCTTGCCGTGCTTGATGAGGTCGGCGGTAAACTCGGCGATGTGCACCATCTTGGTGGCCGCGGCGTTGTTGAACACCGTGCCGGTAATGGGATTCCTGGGCACGGTCATCTGTGGGCCTTGCATGTAGCCGTTCATCGTGTCCATGTACTGGTTCACGACGCGCCACATGTGGCCGCACTCGCCGCCGAGGATCCACTTGGCGCCCAGGCGGTTGGCCTCGGCGTACATCTTGCCGTTGAGCTTCTGCATCGTGTCGGAGTTCGTGAACAGACCGAAGTTGCCACCCTCGGATGCGTATGTGGACAAGGTGTAGTCCAGCCCGATGTGGTGGAACAGCAGCAGGTAGCCCATGAACGTGTAGATGCCGGGATCGGCGAAGGCATCGCCCGAGGGCGTGACGAACAGGACTTCGTGACCCTTCTCGTTAAGCGGAGGATTGACGCGAACGCCCGTGTATTCCTCGATATCGTCGCACATGAACTCGACGATTTCCTTGAAGGCGTGCGGCTGGATGCCCAAGTGGTTGCCGGTGCGGTTGCAGTTGGAAACCGGCTCCATGATCCAGTTGATGTTAACGCCGACCAGCTGCAGCAGCTCGCGGGCCATCATGGTGATCTCGGCCGTATCGATGCCGTAGGGGCAATACAGCGAGCAGCGGCGGCACTCGGAGCACTGATAGAAGTAGAGGAACCACTCCTTGAGCACGTCCTCTTCCATGACGCGGGCGCCGTTGAGCTTGCCCAGGATCTTGCCGGCCATGGTGAAGTCGTTGCGGTAGATGGAGCGCAGCAATTCGGCGCGCAGCACGGGCATGTTCTTGGGATCGCCCGAGCCGATGTAGTAGTGGCACTTGTCGGCACAGGCGCCACAGCGCACACAGATGTCCAGGAAGACCTTGAAGGAGCGGTACTTCTCAAGGCGTTCCTTGAAGCCGTTGTGCACGATCTCCTTCCAGTTCTCGGGCAGCTTCCAGTCCACGTCCGCGGGCGACCAGACGCGCGGGTTGGGGAAGTGCAGCTTCTCGAGAATCTCTGGCTTGGCCGGATAGCACCATGTGCCCGGACGGAAATCAATGGGCGTGTCGAACACGCCGGTCTTCGGCAGATGCTCGTAATCTATGCTTGTGAGCAAGTCTTTTTTATCGATGACTTTGGCAGCCATTCCCTACTCTCCTTGGCGTGAAATATGTGGCGACTATTCGCCGGCACCCTGCTCCAGGGGCTTATCCAGGGGCAGACCCGCCTCGGCCATGGGCTCCCGGAAGTCGTCCTCGTAGGCCGCGTAGGAATGCGGCGGGATGCGGGGATTCCAGGGATTCTCGTGGTGCACGAAGCGGTTGTTATTGGCCATGTTGCGCGTGGGCGAAAGGAAGATGCCGCCCATGTGCATGAGCTTGGAGAAGGGGAAGTAGAAAAGCAGCGCACAGACCAGGAACAGGTGCACATAGAATGACATGGCGATGCCTTCGGGCACCACGGGGTGGAAGGTAGCCAAGCCCATGGTAAGCTGCTTGATCGTAGCCACGTCCACACGGTCGATGTAGCGCATGTAGATGCCGGACAACGCAATGCCCAGGATGAGGAAGAGCGGGAAAAAGTCGGCGGCCAGGGACAGATAGCGTATCTGAGCGCGCGTCAGCCGGCGGATGAACAGGTAGCCCACGCCCAGCACGATCATGGCGTCGGTCATGTAGAAGTTGGGCTGGAACATCTGCACGATGCCGTCGAGCTGCTCCGTGACGTTGACCAGGAACGGAACCGGGTCGGTGAAGAAGCGCAAGTGCCGCACGACGATGATCAGGAAGGAATAGTGGAACATGATGGCGAAGAGCCACAGCCACTTCTGGGAGAAGTAGGCCACCTTGGGCTCCTGACCCGGCTCGTAGTACAGCTTGGTCTGCGTGTTGCGGAACAGGGTCCGGAACAGGAAAACCTCGCCCATCATGCGCAGCCATGTGCCGCGGGTCGTCGAAGGGTTGTCGATCGGATTGCTCTCAATCCAATCGAAGGACTTCTGCTGCCCGGCCGTGGTCGGGATGCGGAAGGGGACCGGGATCGTGGCCCACTTGTACACCCGCCAGCAGAAGCCGCCGATGAAGACCGCCGCCGCGGCATAGGGAAGCCAGACACCGAACAGACCGTTCAGGTGCGCTGCCCCCACTCCGAAGATGGCGATCAACATGAGCGCCAAGACCAGAAAGAGTGTGTAAAACGCGTTCATTCTGCCCTACCTCACTTGCCCTGTGCATTGACGTTGCGGTCCTCGAGGCCCAGCGCCTGACGAGGGGACTCGCATATGATGCCGGCCTTCCGAAAGGCCATGTGATGCGCGTGCTTGAATTCATCGATACGCATGCAGAAGACCTGCTCGCGATTCTTCGTATAGAGATCGAAGGCCATGAGCACCAGGTTGTCCACGCGCGTATCGAATACGCCCAGCTCCCCGGCATCGGCCTGACCGCCAAACATCTCGCGCAGAACCTTCTTGAACCCGAAAATGAAGGACAGGGACTTGCTCGGCGCCACATCCTGCACGGCCCGCACCTTGAGCAGGTCGCTCAACGGCCTGGCCAGAGCCTCGGCGTCCTGCCAGGACACAAGACCTTCCACCATGCCTTCCAGCGAAGCATGGAAGATGTGGCACACGGGATTGGTGAAGCGGTCCTTGTTCTTCTTCCAGATCTTCTGCGTTTCAGGGGGAAAGGAGGATAGCAGATGGTCGAACCACTTTTCGACCACGGCTGCCTTGTTCTCTTGGATAAATACTGAAAGCTGCATGTATGTATTCCTGGCCGGCGTGTGTCAAAATTCACATGAGCGCCCGCGCCGGCCTGAAGGCGGTTGCGCTCGCCGACAAGGTCAAGGGTACGCCACGGCCCTTCTCGGCAAGTCATCTGCAGCAAATATAGCTGCTTGGAGCGTCACTTGCTCAACATGCTCAGGGGTAGTGCTTTGGTGAATTTCCCCGCCCCGTGTTGCACAATGCGTTGACCATTAATTTGAAGGTGCGTAGAGGATAAAGCAGCGCCTGTCAAGGAAAGCGCGGCTTTGGTCGCCCCGGCGGACGCTACGGAGCCATGGGGTAGACAAGCGATAGCGCGGCCAAGTCAGACAAGATCAGGGGGAAGCGTGGTCAGCTATACCGGCATCAACCACCTGGCCATGGTTACCGGACATATGGACGCTACAATCCGCTTCTGGCGTGACCTGCTCGGCATGCGTCTGGTGGCCGGGCTTGGTCATCCAGGGTATCGCCACTACTTCTTCGAGATATCCGCGCAGGACATGCTGGCCTTCTTCGAATGGACCGGGGCCGAGCCCGCTCCCGACAAGGATCACGGCGCGCCGGTCAAGGGCCGGATCGCCTTCGACCATGTGTCCATCGGCGTGAGCGGACAGGAGGACCTATGGGAGATCAAGGCCCGGCTGGAGGCGGCCGGCTTCTGGGCTTCCGAGGTCGTGGACCACGGGTTCATCCACTCCGTGTACTCCTTCGACCCTAATAACATCGCCATCGAGTTCAGCGCAAGCTTGCCAGGCGTGGATCTGCGCGTGCGGCCGGTCATGGCCGACACGCAGCCGTCCGCCATCGCCAGCGAAGGCGCCGGGCCGCAACCCGGCCATTGGCCTCAAGCCAAGCCCGTGCCCAAGTCGCAACGCCGGCTCCATCCAGGCTACGGCATGCGGCTCTTCGGTGAGGGCGGCGACGAAAATCAGCCTGTATAAGGCCCAGGCCTGCCACCCGTCCGACAAGCGTACATGCAAGACATCCTCCTGCCCTTCCCTCCCGGCACGACGCGGGCCGTGTTCCTGCGCCGCGAGAAACGCTTCCTGGCCCTTGTGTCCCTGAACGGCCGCGAGGTCTGGACGCACACCAACAATTCCGGTTCCATGCTCGGCCTGTTGCGTCCCGGCAGCCCGGCCCTGATTTCCCCGGCCGCGGGTCCGGGCCGGAAGCTGGAATGGACGCTGGAGGCGCTTCACTGCGACGGTTCCTGGATCTGTGTGAATACCCTGGCCCCCAACAGAACGCTCCGCGCTGCATGGCAGGCCGGACTGCTGCCCGAGGCTGCAGGAACGACGAGCTTCCGGGCCGAGGCCAAGGTCGGAGACAGCCGCCTGGACGCCCTGCTCTCAGGCCCTGGCGGCGACATATGGGTCGAGGCTAAAAACGTGACCCTGGAATTCTGCGGCACGGCCTGTTTTCCCGACGCCGTGACCGAACGCGGGCAAAAGCACCTGCGCGAACTCATGGCCCTGGCCACCCAGGGCCTGCGGACCGCTGTCTTCTACTTCGTGCCCATGGCCTGCGCCGAGCGCTTCGCGCCGGCGGACTTCATCGACCCGAACTACGCAGCCCTCTTCCGCGAGGCCTTGAGCCGCGGCGTGGAGGCCTGGCCTTATCGCGCCCTGGTGGATGAACGCGGCATCCGCCTTGACTGTCGACTGCCCCTGGCAGGTTGTTGAAAAGTCTATGGCCGGGTCACGACCAGCGCCAAGTCAAGCCGAGCTGAGTCAGGGATGAATCAGCTCGGCGGAAGCGACATGCCCATCCATTCTGAGCCGCAGGACCACCGAAAGCACGTCCTTGCTCCCAACGGACAAGCGCAGGTCGGCCAGCGGAGTTTCGCCCACCAACGCAAGCTTGGCGCCGGCTTGGCGGCTGCTGGCCACCCCCCCCGCCCCGCGCTTGCAGACCTGCAGCTCGTAACTCACCCGGCCTTGCAGCTTGGAGACGCATACGGCCTGCACATGCAGCAGGCCATTTTGCGTCGTGGAAACCAGCTTGCCTTGCAAAACGTCCTCCTCCTGGCCTTCGGCCCAGGCGCATACAGCCAATAAAAGCAACAAGCCCAACAGAGCGGCCCACATGCCGGGCCCAGACCCGCATGAAGCCGTCCTGCGCATGGCCCTACCTCACCAGCTCGGGCTTGGTGGCCTCGAGTCGTTTGCTGTTGGCGCAACCCACGTCGTAACCCAATGAACAACTCTTGCGGTAGTCCAGCAAGGCCAGCCGGTAATCTCCATTCCGCTCGTAGACGTAACCGCGGTTGTTGTAGGCCAGGCCGTTGTTTTGATTGAGCGTGATTGCCCATTCGGCATCCTTCATGGCCCGATCCAACCTGTCCGTCTGGGCGTAGGCTTCGGAGCGGGCGGCGTACAAGGCGTCGTTGTATGGGTCCAGACCCAAACCCTCGTTGGAGCTTTCGATGGCCCTGTTCCACTCCTTGCGTTCCAGCGCGCTGCGCGAACGCTGCAGCAGATAGGTGGACCTCTCGCGGTTCACGTCCCCGTTCTTCTCGGACAGGTAGGCCTTGATGACTGGAGAATTCATGTCCGCCGGATCCTTCAGATCCCATAGCCCGTCCAGGATGCCTTCGATGATCAGGCTAACGACCGCCTTCTGCACTGCCTCCATGACGCACATTTGCGGCGGCTCGTTGGTGGAGAGGCCGGCCTCGATCTCCAGCAGGCGGTCGATTTCGACGTAGCGGAACACGCCCACCTTCACCTCGGCGGAAAGTACTGACTTAGAGGTGGACACGGACTGCACGATGGCCCCGCTGAGCACGTCCGAGGCCCGCAAATAGAGCGTGACCTGATCCTTGCGGTATTGCGAGGAGCCGCCGATGCCATGGTACTCAGCGCCGAGTCCAGCGGAGGTCAGGTTCGTCTCGTAGGCCACGATGCCGCCGTCGAGCATGAGCGGCGCGTGCAGCAGCTCTGGCAGTTCCGTATCCTTGCCTATGTTGGCCCGGATAATCTTGCGCTCGGTGATCAGGTTGTTGAAGGACTCGCGCTCCACCGGAACGAACCAACCCGAATCCCGCAAGGCGTCGATGAGCATGGCCGTGGCTCCCTGGGTCACGGCCGTGGAGAAGCTGGATACGTTCTCCTGGAATTTGTACTGCCCGGTCTGGTCCCTGAAGCTGTAGACCGCGACAATGATCTTGTCCTTGGGCTCGGGCAGCCCTGCAAGCTCACGTTGGGTAAGGGTCTTGTAGCCCAGGGAGGGCGCGCTGAAGGTCCTGGCGTTCGGCCCTACGCAAGCAGTGAGCAGGAGGGCGAGCGCAGCGTAGGCCAGGGTCGGCCTGAGAAGAATATTTCGCATTCTTGCCTCGGACTGAACTGTGGAGTGTGCAACCGGAAGGTCACCTAGAAAACCGGGACCTCGACCACCGTGCTGTCGCCGCTCAGGCTATCCGTCACCGCGACCTTGATCACCTTGCCGTTGTTGTCGATGGAAATGACATAACTGCCGATGGTATAGGTCCCATTGGAGAGGTTGCCTTCGTCGCCAAAGGCGTCCTGCACGATCTTGTCCGCAATAAGGCCAAGCACCCTCCTGTTCAGGCCATCCTCAAAGTCGCTGAGAGGGTCTTCCTCATATTCGTCCTCGGCGAAGCGCTTCTGGGAATCAGCCTTGTTGAGCAGGAAATTGCCGATCATGGGATCCCCCCCGAAGCTGGGATTGGTGAAACCGAAGACCAGCTCGGTGGCGGATGCGGTACTCGGCATCGCAGCCAGGGCCATGCACAGCAACGAAACAACAAATATCGTCCTCATGAACGCACCTCCCACGATGCTAGATGCCGGTGCCGGAAAGTTCGGGCGCGACTTCTTCAGCGCCCGTTATGTTTTGGACAACATGGCGGAAGGAAAGTGCCACGGCTCGGTCGACTTCCGCGCGCACATCCGACCCCCTCTGGCTGATCATTCCGACGTAGGCTACTGATCCGCCCACCAGCACCTGCAGCTTGCTCATAGCGCGTCCGCTAGACTCCTCCGTGATGACAATGTCGCTGATGGGAATTCCTTGAAACGAATTCCAGACTCTACAGAACCTTTGATAGAAATCCTGGCCGACACGCGTGTACACATCATTGATGATGAGCTGGTCTTCCAATTCCGCCGCCCATGCCGGACATGCCGGCAATACCGAAATGTAGCCGCTCCAAAAGATGGCCAGTAGAACAATTGTCCGCTGCATGCTGATCTCCCGCCTAAAGAACAGGGCCATGGTCGTTAGCGGCCCTGCCGGTTAAAAACATTTCTTCCGCATACTCTTGGCGCAATTGCTAAAACCGCCCGCTTGATCGTGGCTGCGTTCCTGCCTACTACCTCGCCCAACATTTTCGATTTCCCTCGCCTGCCCCCCATGGGCGGCTTTAGAGATTCTTGCTGATTGTATATGCGTGGGCATGCTCTCCGAACAATTGTACTAAAGATTGTTTTTACTGCTCCAGATGTAGAACTTTAGTTCTAGGGAAGCAGTCGGGACATGCGCCATACACTCATGCGCCATGGCGAATCGAAATGATGCTCCGCGGTCATCTCGCGATCATCTCGATGACGGGTAGGTCAGAGCCTGGAAAGCAGGTAAGGCGCTCGGATATGGACGGGCGCTGATAAACGAAAAAACCCCCGCCGGACATTGTCCGACGGGGGTCTGATCAGTAATCAGCCACGCTTTAGCTCATGACGCCGCGCAGCCGTTCCTG
The sequence above is a segment of the Desulfocurvibacter africanus subsp. africanus DSM 2603 genome. Coding sequences within it:
- a CDS encoding CsgG/HfaB family protein translates to MRNILLRPTLAYAALALLLTACVGPNARTFSAPSLGYKTLTQRELAGLPEPKDKIIVAVYSFRDQTGQYKFQENVSSFSTAVTQGATAMLIDALRDSGWFVPVERESFNNLITERKIIRANIGKDTELPELLHAPLMLDGGIVAYETNLTSAGLGAEYHGIGGSSQYRKDQVTLYLRASDVLSGAIVQSVSTSKSVLSAEVKVGVFRYVEIDRLLEIEAGLSTNEPPQMCVMEAVQKAVVSLIIEGILDGLWDLKDPADMNSPVIKAYLSEKNGDVNRERSTYLLQRSRSALERKEWNRAIESSNEGLGLDPYNDALYAARSEAYAQTDRLDRAMKDAEWAITLNQNNGLAYNNRGYVYERNGDYRLALLDYRKSCSLGYDVGCANSKRLEATKPELVR
- the csgH gene encoding curli-like amyloid fiber formation chaperone CsgH, which produces MQGKLVSTTQNGLLHVQAVCVSKLQGRVSYELQVCKRGAGGVASSRQAGAKLALVGETPLADLRLSVGSKDVLSVVLRLRMDGHVASAELIHP
- a CDS encoding CsgE family curli-type amyloid fiber assembly protein, giving the protein MQRTIVLLAIFWSGYISVLPACPAWAAELEDQLIINDVYTRVGQDFYQRFCRVWNSFQGIPISDIVITEESSGRAMSKLQVLVGGSVAYVGMISQRGSDVRAEVDRAVALSFRHVVQNITGAEEVAPELSGTGI
- a CDS encoding curli production assembly/transport component CsgF, which encodes MRTIFVVSLLCMALAAMPSTASATELVFGFTNPSFGGDPMIGNFLLNKADSQKRFAEDEYEEDPLSDFEDGLNRRVLGLIADKIVQDAFGDEGNLSNGTYTIGSYVISIDNNGKVIKVAVTDSLSGDSTVVEVPVF
- the sfsA gene encoding DNA/RNA nuclease SfsA, giving the protein MQDILLPFPPGTTRAVFLRREKRFLALVSLNGREVWTHTNNSGSMLGLLRPGSPALISPAAGPGRKLEWTLEALHCDGSWICVNTLAPNRTLRAAWQAGLLPEAAGTTSFRAEAKVGDSRLDALLSGPGGDIWVEAKNVTLEFCGTACFPDAVTERGQKHLRELMALATQGLRTAVFYFVPMACAERFAPADFIDPNYAALFREALSRGVEAWPYRALVDERGIRLDCRLPLAGC